From the Anopheles merus strain MAF chromosome 2L, AmerM5.1, whole genome shotgun sequence genome, the window CGTCTATTTGCGGATTTAGAGGTCATTAGCGAGCACTCGGTGTGACACttgttctttattttttcttccataAACATTAGACGGTGTATACTTCCCCCTGCCGATCGATCCCGGCTGAGGAAAACTAATCGAATAGGTTGAAGATTTTGCTAACTTCCTTGAACGATCGTTTTTTGTACGGTCACGGTTCACTGCGCATTGAtggaaaatttaacaaaaagtTCCAAGAAGCCCATGAACGCAAGCCGCGGTAACGGTTGGTTGAAGATTGAATTTCAGGTGAAACCGCCGATCAATTTCGTCAAAGGCCAAACGCTTGCGTCTTGTTACTTAAACTTGTTCATATTCTTCTTCAAAACTTTGTAGAAAGTACTTCAAACTCAACCAGTTCATTCATACGGAAACCCGGCCGGCGAATATTCGTGtgttgcgtttgtgtgtgtgtgtgtgtgtgtgtgtgtgtgtgtgtgtgtgtgtgtgtgctgcggtTTTGAAAAGTGAAAGAAGGAAATGAAGGCAATCTGGAGCAACGATGCATAACGCGCGCCACGGAGGTCCCTTTCACTAGAGTTGGTGAGATGATTGCGCTGGTTGGCGTATGCTTTCACAGTCgcgcaaaggaaaaaaatatcgcCTTAGCAACAGTGAGTAGCAACCACGGCATCACACCGCACATGAAGAGGAGGAGCGAATATGCAACGTCGCACCTTTTTGATCGCGAAATTCATGCCACCAccgctgcagcagctgatTGATCGATTATCAACGCGTTGAGGTTATGTGGCAGAGCTGCGATCGTGCAGCGCCCTGCCGCGGGCTTTGCAATGCCTCGTGGATAGGCAAATGTGATTCCATTTTACGACGCTGTATTGCAtataattttcttttaaaGTAAAATTAATCCTCACCGGAAGGGCAATACGCACAACACCCGGGAAGACACACGGAAAGGTCATTGAAACAGGGAGTCCATTATGCATCTCAccaatacacatacacacacacacacactcctagAGAGGGGCAGAATTTGCACATGGAAAAGAAGTTGGGCAAAAATGTGCGTGACATGCAGgtttgcgtgtgtatgtgtttcggTCGGTATCGTAATGTGTCGGTGTGCGCATTATACGACCTTTTTGTTCCAGCGGTTGCTATTTTTACACCGGCCGGCATTTTCGGAATGTTTAACCGACATCAACTGGCACCCAGGCAAcgtttcacatttttctcaTATAATTCATCGCCTACTTTGGTAGTGGTGGTACGGATGGCGCCGGTGCgttcggtggtggtgtgaaTTACAGACATCAAATGCGATTTTGCCacggtgtgtgttggtgttagTGTAGAGATGCTGCTGAATAATTACAGTACCGGTGACTGGAAAAGTACGTAGAacagtctttttttttggaaagcacgtgttaaataaacaaatgattttattGTATTTCTTTACAGCTTGAATGAATCTAAATATAAATGAAGCCCGTTTCATGTGCACAAGAAAGACTATTCAACCGCTCGAGAGCTCCAAATTGTGAAATGCACCAATGACCTCTAGTAGCTGATAGGTGAGAAGGAGGATGCCCatattccaaaaataaaactccgCAGCAGGAATGAATCGAAGACACACGATCCGCCAGGGTAAGAAAGACCAGAAATAGAAACATAACCGGCTTGCGTTGTAGCTGTGATAGACCGTCCCGTCGTGCAACTTCTGCATTCATATCAAACAATCGAtgcaagcattttttttaacagcCAGAGCCTGCTAGATGAAATGAATATCGCATGTAATCTATCATTTTATTCATCACAGATGATTGCCCGAAAAGTAATAGGCGCTGGtagcaaacaaagcaaagcttATCTTGATAGTGATCTACATCCAAGGATGAACTTGCAGGGGTTTGCAGGGGTTCTGGAAATCGTGGCACACTTTCCGGACCCTTTCGCACGGGAAGTGATACTTTGGGCACGCTAGACGATAAAGCGGTCACCATtgcaaatttcaatttatggGAAATGGATTCTATCGCaaacttttttgtcagaaTTCTAGTGCATGATTATTCCGATTGGATTTCCATTTGGCCTTTCCATTCAGAGTGCCTTAGAATCCACATTCCGTCACAATTAGATTCACTACAGTGATAGCTGTATCATTAGCTCGCCACTGCAAAGTAtcaccaccgacaaaccgacgtgacacttgcGTTACAAAACTGTCCCACAAGAATGTACTGTCATTTGCCATGAAGGCGAAcacttttgtcaaaaagagctCTGTTCGCGGCTGCTTAGATGGAAACAACTTTTCCATGTACAAATGGAGGAGGAAGTATTAAGCaagattttatgaaaaaaattggACAAAATACCcagaaaaatcatttgatgGGTTTCCAAAGCACTACAAATGATGTGAGAAGTGGAGAAAATATTCTTCGTTGGAAGTTGGggagaaaaacgaaaaaggggttttagcagtttcttctctgtgtcagtgtagtaagcgaatcattatagagatggctctagtgtttaacgtattttcatttgaaatgaggagacaacttttgaagctcattttgttcgaagtgtcacgtcggtttgtcggtggtatcACTTCCAGTGCAAAAGTGTCTAGAAAGTGTGCTAAAAGCATAAAAACAGTCATCTCCTGAAAACCCCTATAATGCTGATAAGCCGATTGTCCGATCACTTCGATCGTGAAATGTATGGGATCGTCAGAACTGCATCAGCAACACATTGAGATAGATCATCGAACAGCACTGTCACATCCCCTATTTACTCCGATTATTCTGCTCTTCATGGTATCCGCTGTATTTCGCTTATCTGCCAGTAATCGTGATGCGATAGCGTATAGAGGTTTTCTGCAGAAATCGTACTACCTCGGTACCACATTCAGGGTAAATAGCCACCAACGGTCGACTGTTACCCCACTCCGAATAGTGATATCAATCGTTTAATTCGAACAGCTAAACTGGCATAAGGCAGCCGCCTTCTGTCGATCGCAAGGACGCTTCCTGGTATCGATTAACAGCCAGTCACAGCTAGATGAAGTGATTGAGTACATCAACAAAAGTGGATTCTTTAATGCGAACGAGAGCAACCTGCAACTGTGGACATCGGGCAATGATTTGGGAGAGCAAAACCAATTCCTCTGGACGTCGACCGGTGAGAGGATCGCGTTTGATCGGTGGACCCAGGGTGAACCAAACCACGGCCGGGTGAACGATTGTACAGTGGAGCGTTGCGTGGTGCTGCAGCACTATCAAAACGGTCCCGGTGCTACCTATTCGTTCGATGATAGACCATGCGAAAAGGAATACTTTTTCATGTGCGAATCGTTGGATGGTTAGAGTGCAGGATATAGGGCTTGTTATAGTGGTAAAACGGGATTTAGTTATCATAATTCCCAACTTTAAAGAGAAATCAAAACGTGCAAATTTCAATATTCGTATTCAATGCGTATTCTGTAGACCGTCCGAATGAAcattacaaaatacaaaagttAACGGTTCCACTGGGTTCCGTATGCAATGCAAAGCAATCGCAAATGTATTAATGATGGGTTGCTGTATAACCGGGAGTTCATCGTACATGTCGCATAGCTTGCTGTTATATCGgttcctccattgtccttccacacagaCGGGCCCCAAAGATCCTACTGAGCATcgtcctctcgaacgcggctacaAGAGCTTTGTCAGATATGAAAATTCccgagccaattccgattccgattccggaaccgattctggAGTAGTTTTGGAGCCGAATTCGATTTCATAATCGGATCCAGAGTCAGCATCGTCTCTTGATTTGGAAGTGGCCGCCAAAATCACAATCAGGTCCGGAATGAGAGCTAGTTCTCGAATTGACATTAGCCCCAAACGTTTTTTCTCATGAAGATACCGAAGTCGAATTTGATTCCGGATCTGATTCTGATTGCGGAGCCAACTGCGATGCGAACTGGAGCTGATGTTGAAATTAGTTCCTAAGTCAATTTTCGATTTCAGAGCCGATTCGGCAGTCGataccgattccggagtcgacttcGAATCCGGAGCCGGGTCAGATTTCAGGACCTATTGTCCGTAATCGATTCCACAAAAATTCAGAGctagtcggaatcgattccgaccaaagcttccttttttcccatcactagcgTTTGacgtctcagaggcgtatgtgagtaccagCACTATGCAGGTGCGATATAGCCCCAGCTTCGTCcatcgcgacaggttctttgaggtccTTTCTCAGGCTCTATAATGGTCGGTTGGcagctgacctttgacccaagataggcgAATTCTAGGATgaatctgtacgtcacgcctacgttaGTTTGGACgatcgtgtttttgtgtgaaacGAGGAGCGGAAAGAAGAGTTGAGGTCCCCTACACTTGTTGAGCTGGGGAGCAGTGGGAAGGATAGGGAGGGGCTGTTTATCGTTGATCACGGGTCGATCACTAATACAGCGCCGTACTCTCCCTACTGTTATACACACTGGTTATACTAACGATCCACGGGGCGCCCCAGGCAACCGCCTAGATCGACCACCGTTTGATCCGCGACTGCGTTCGATATAAGATTTCAGTTCCCCTGGGCCGTATGCAATGCTAAGCTGTCGAAAATCAGCAAAAACAGATTCTATGTTCGATACAAAAGTGGTAAACATTATGGTCAGGTTTTTAATGTTATTCAAAATCCATCGTTCCGCCTGTAGGACGATTGTAAAGCGTCGGCCTTTTCagtttgcaatcgattagttTACAGTAAGAACTCCGCTATTTGGTGCTCATCGCTGCCATCGAAGATTCATTTCCCCAAGATGGGTTGTTTGGTGAAGGTTTCTTTGTGCTTGATTTATGTGATTTTCTCCCT encodes:
- the LOC121593128 gene encoding C-type lectin 37Db-like; protein product: MGSSELHQQHIEIDHRTALSHPLFTPIILLFMVSAVFRLSASNRDAIAYRGFLQKSYYLGTTFRLNWHKAAAFCRSQGRFLVSINSQSQLDEVIEYINKSGFFNANESNLQLWTSGNDLGEQNQFLWTSTGERIAFDRWTQGEPNHGRVNDCTVERCVVLQHYQNGPGATYSFDDRPCEKEYFFMCESLDG